CAATATAACGCGAGGCTGCAGCTCTATCTCCAGTTAAGATATTACCCCAGTTTCCCTGCATATCAATAAGTAACTCTTTTTGTCCCATTTGAACCATTGCATCTGCAATAGAAGCATCACCATGCGGGTGATACTGCATGGTATGACCAACAATATTTGCTACTTTATTGTATCGTCCATCATCTAAATCTTTCATAGAATGCATAATTCTGCGTTGTACAGGTTTAAAACCGTCTTCAATAGATGGAACAGCACGTTCTAAAATTACATACGAAGCATAATCTAAAAACCAATCCTTATACATACCCGTAACCTTAGTTATGGATTCTGTATTTTCAGCTTGATTTTCGTTTGTTAACTCCTCGTCGTGTTCGTAATTATTGTTTTCTTCGCTCATGTATTATAAACGTTTAACCGTTTTGAGTTTATTTATTGTTTCACTTGACTAATATACTTAATCTCCTCCACATCCGCCACAAGAACTGCAACTACTACAGCTACTGCAAGAACTACATGAACTGCAGCTACTGCATGAACTACAACTACTGCACGAACTCCAGGTAGAATCAAACCAACTTGTTTCCTTTTTTTTGGGTCCGTATCCACTAGCTATAATTAAAGCTGTTAAAGCTCCAGCTAATACTACATTTTGATTTAACAAAATTCCATCTAAATATTGATCTGTATCTACATGCGTATCTATCGCAGATAAAAACTTTCTTTTATATAAAACTTTATACCTGTCCATTAAATACACATAGAATATAACCAAAGAAAGAACTATGAATATCATTAATATTAATACTGGTTTATCTCTCAGTGTTCCTAGTATGAATCTTGAAAAAAGAAAGGAATAAAGCAAAAAAAGAATGAATGATATGATTATTTTATGTTCAATAATGGCTTTTGAATTCATTATTTTATTTTGAATCATTTCACCAGTATCTAAAAACCTTGTCAAAAAAGGCTTATTACTTGCTTCATTTAATACAACTCTTAAATCATTCTTAGAATTCTCTTTTACATAATTTAAAATAGAGTTCTCTACAACATCTTCGCTTTTCTTGGTGCTATTTACTTTTTTTAAGTTTGTACTATCTCTCTTAGTTTCAATTAATTTATTTTCAAATAAGTTATTCAACTTATATAGAGCCAATTGTTCGGTATTTCTAGTTGCTATAACTATTGATTCTTCTGGCTTTAATTTTCGAATATATTCGTTATCATAAACTAGACTGCTATACGCATTATTAAATCCTTCTCTAGTAAAGTACTCAATGAATACAATACTAAAAATCAACCCCATTATAGCAATCTGAATAAATTCAGGGTTCCCTATTTTTAACAAAATTGGTTTCCAAAGAAAAAATGTTGGTATTAATAATAGTACACCTACCAAAATCAATTGACTATTCGATAGGTTCCAATTTTTACTTGCTTGTTGAAGTTTTATTGAATCTTCAAAAGATTTAACCGACCAAATAATTGCATTTTGCTTATCGAAATACTTCTCATATTTTTCTTTAGTAAAATTTACTGCATTCTTAAGTACTTCCCTTTCTCCTACCTTCCCTGTAGAAGGAATATGATTAATAGATTTTCCTAATAACTCGCAAAATGATTTATAAGAATGTGAAAACGTAAGATGCTGATGCCAAACTATATCTATAATATGAGATGGAGATACCATAGATTTAGATATAGCTGCTAAAAACATGAATTTCTTATACTCTAAAATAGCATCTTCTGTAAATTGTATTGTCCATTTATTCTCATGTGATAGTTTTATAGAAAAACCATAATCTTCTTTGGGAGAATCTAATTTAAATGCTTTAACTTTTTTCCAAAGTTCCTTTTCCTCTTTATTCAATATTTAAACTATTTCTTTTTAATACCTCTTTTAATGAATTCCATAGCGATTAACATTAACACCATTGAAAATATTCCGAAATACGGTGAAATGTTATTCTTAAAAGACAAATCTTTATAATCGATCATAACAATCCAAAAAATTAAAATGATAATAAATATGATGGATAATGCTCTAAATACTTTTGCTATACTTTTCATTAATTAAAAGCTTTTATTCCTTAATTCTGCTCCTCTTTATTCATTTTTCTTAATGTTATCAACATTGCTAATGCATTTAAAGACATTGACAAGACTCCTAGATATTTTGATAGATTTATCTTTAAATCAGTTAAATTATCTAAATCTATTAAGAATAGATTTATCAAAACTAAAGCTAATGAAGCTATCAGCACAATTTTAATGAATTTCTTACTTGGCATATTTATTCCTCTGTAGTCACTAAATCTTGTTCTACTTTTAAGTTTTCGATAATAAATTTTTGTCGGTCTGGTGTATTTTTCCCCATGTAGAATTGTAGCATCTGATCTATAGACATATCCTTATCTAACATTACAGGATCTAAACGCATATCCTCTCCAATAAAGTAAACAAACTCGTTAGGTGAAATTTCCCCTAATCCTTTAAATCGTGTAATCTCTGGTTTACCTCTTAATTTTTGAATCGCTTCTTGCTTTTCTGTTTCCGAGTAACAGTAATGCGTTTCCTTTTTGTTTCGAACTCTAAATAATGGAGTTTCTAAGATATATAGGTGACCTTCTTTAATTACTTCTGGGAAGAATTGTAAGAAGAATGTAATCAATAGTAATCGAATGTGCATTCCATCGACATCGGCATCCGTTGCAATTACAATATTGTTATAGCGTAATCCTTCTAAACCATCTTCGATATTTAATGCGGCTTGTAATAAGTTAAACTCTTCATTTTCATATACAATTTTCTTTGTTAATCCATATGAATTTAAAGGCTTTCCTTTTAAACTAAATACAGCCTGTGTGTTTACATTTCTAGACTTTGTTATTGATCCCGATGCAGAATCTCCCTCGGTAATGAATAAGGTCGTATTTAAATAATCTTCTTTTTTTGTATCTCCAAAATGGATTCTACAATCTCTTAATTTCTTATTATGTAAACTCGCTTTTTTAGCACGATCACGAGCTAACTTTCTAATTCCAGATAACTCCTTACGCTCCTTCTCTGCTTGTAAAATCTTCTTTTGAAGAATCTCAGCAATTTCTTGGTTTTTATGTAAGAAATTATCAAGTTTCGTTTTTATAAAATCATTAATATAGGTTCTTACCGTAGGTAAATCTCCTCCCATTTCAGTAGAACCTAGTTTCGTTTTGGTTTGACTTTCAAAAACAGGTTCCATTACTTTAATAGAAATGGCTGCAATTATAGATTTACGTACATCAGAAGCATCAAAATTCTTACCATAGAACTCACGAATAGTTTTTACTACAGCTTCTCTAAAGGCAGCTTGATGCGTTCCTCCTTGAGTTGTATTCTGACCGTTAACAAATGAATGATATTCCTCTGAATATTGAGTTTTACTATGTGTCATAGCAACTTCAATATCGTCTCCTTTCAAATGGATAATAGGATACATCATATCTTCTTGATTGTTGTTATCCTCAAGTAAATCTTTTAATCCATTTTCTGAATGAAATTTCTCTCCATTAAAAACTATGGTTAAACCTGGGTTTAAGTACACATAGTTCTTTAATAATTTTATGACATATTCTGGACGATACTTGTAATTCTTGAAGATGGCATCATCAGCAATAAATGTAACCTTTGTTCCTCTTCTTCTTGTTGTTTCTTCTAGAAAATCCTGATTGGTTAAATTTCCTTTTTCAAATTCTGCAGAAGCTGATTTTCCATCACGTGTACTTTCTACTCTAAAATACGTAGATAACGCATTTACTGCTTTAGTACCAACACCATTTAATCCAACTGATTTTTTAAAAGCTCTAGAATCGTATTTACCACCAGTATTCATTTTAGATACCACATCTACAACTTTACCTAATGGAATACCACGTCCGTAATCTCTAACAATAACTTTATTTCCTTGAATAGAAACTTCGATGGTTTTACCAGTACCCATTACAAATTCATCTATGGAATTATCGAGTACCTCTTTTACTAAGATATAAATACCATCATCTGGAGATGATCCATCTCCTAATTTACCGATATACATCCCCGGTCGCATACGGATATGCTCCTTCCAGTCGAGTGATCGTATATTATCTTCGGTATATTTTGTTTCTTGCGCCATAAAAGTCAGTAAATAATGAAGTGTTCGCTAAAATAAGATTTACCTACATAAAATAAAAAACTCTATCAACATAGTTATTAACAGAGTTTTTATTTTTCATTTCTTTTTCTTTTGTTTCTTCTCTATTTCGCATAAAGTTCTCCCAAATCTTTCTGCTTTTATTCTTCTGGTTGCTTTTATTTTCGATTTACATTTCGATAGTCCTCTACAATCTTTATCATAGTGATACCTAGTACTTTTTACACTTTTACAGATATACACGTTTTGTTCCTCCTTTTTCTTCATTTTTTCCTGAAAGGATAGTGAGATTATTCCAATACAAATAATTAAAATAGTTTTTTTCATAATTAATTATTTATAAAATCCTCAATAACATCCTCTAAATATATTGGTAGATCTGCGCTTTTAATTTGGTGTTTTTTGACATTCATTTCATTGAACCATTTTGACCAATACGATTTAATAACATCTTTTTCAAAAGGATTATGTTTTAATGGGTTTATCCCTAAAACTAAGATTTCTAATTCCTTTAAGTTTTGCTCAACAGATAGAAAACCATAGTTGTTTTTTTCAAAACGTTTTTTCCAATTTGTTGTATTCAATTTAAACCCTCTTATTAATTTAGAAGTTAGATATGTTGTTTCATTTTTATCTTTTATTCTAGAGTCTTTATGATACATATAACCATCTGTTAGTATAATTAAGATATTTCTTTGATTCTTTTTAATACAATAATTTGAAACTTTATTTTTAAAAAAATTAAACAAATCTGATCCTATATATTTACCATCTTTTATAGCTGTTTCATAGATATCTTTACAATTAAATTGATATGTTTCTTGTATTTTATTAATATACTCTTTTGTAGCATTATGCCTATTGAATTCTAATTTTAAAGCTGCTATTTTTTCATTTAGAGTAATATCTGATGGTTCTGGATCTATAAATACTTGTATTTGATCCTTTATTTTTTGAATTTTCTTATGCATAATATGGTTTTCAAAAGCTTTTGTGATAGCCGCTATATAACCCAAATCTCTTTGATAATACTCCATTGTCCCATTTGAGTTTTTTACTGGATTTATCCGATCAGATAAATCTAATAAAATACTAATGTTTAGGTTATCTGTAGTTTTCTTTTTACTAACTACTTGTAATGCTTTTGCATCTTGTGAAGTATTTTTTGTTTCTTCTTTACATCCTACTATTAAGAGTAGGAATACCAATAATTGAATATAATTAGGTCTCATAATGTTTTTAGTTTAGTTGTGATTTATAAATGATTCCTTCAGTATTCTCATTAGTTAAATCATAATGTTGTAAATGTTCTTTTTCTATTGCTTCGCAATTTGTAAGTAAATCATTACGTTTTTTGAGGTTTTCAAAGTTGTCGCTTATAGCTAAATACCAACCTTTCACATATTCTGCGTGATATGTTAAGTAGCGTTTATTGGGAAAAATATACCCATCTATAGTTTGTTGAATATCGAATATTCTTGCCTCCAATTCACCTATTTCTTTCTTTACATCATTTAGCTTTTTAGTTCCTTCTGAAATTGATCTTTTAAAGTTTTCTATAGTTTCTCTTTTCCCTCTAATAAATACTTTAATCTTATCTATACTTTCATATTCTTTCATGATAAAATCAAATACCAATCCCCAAATTATGTAAACAACAAAACCAGCAAAAATAATTCCCCAAAATTCTACTTTATTAAATGCAATAGACATGTTAAAATCTGGTGATCCTGGTGTTTTATTAAAATCATAAATCTTCATTTCAATTTGATACGCTAAAATTGCATCGAAAATAAATGTGATAATAAATAACGCACCTATCTTCACATAAGACAACCATCCTTTGTGTTTTTGAAACATGTGAATTAAGTATCCAAGTCCCATAAATGCAAAAGGAATTGTTATTACAAATATTGCTTCTAAAACTCCATGACTTAATGCTTTTGAAAATGCATTTCCATCGAAAATTGCAGTAGATAACACATCGTTTTCAAAGTTTTTGAAAAAGGCTGAAAAGGACGCTGAAATATAAAATACCAGTAAGTAAAATGTAATTGGAATGAGTACTGTTAACCCTAAATAAAATTGTGCTTTAGGTTTTCGATCTGAATCTACATACTTTGTTGAGTTTTCTCGAATATCTATAATTTCAAATTCACATTCTTTAATTTTTTCTTTATCCGATGAAATAGTATCACCTAAAATTCCTTTTACAATTTGTCTCTTTTTTAATTCTATCTCTTTTCTTCCTCTCTCTTGAATATGTGGTTCTTTTAATTTGTTTTGTAATTGCTCATCTTCTGCACATTTAGATTTATAATCCATATATACATTTGTTAAACATGCTTTAAATACTTTATGGTTTCCAGATGATTGTTTGGAAGATCCATATCCACTTTCAAAAAAAGTTAATTCAACCTTTTTAGTATCTTCTTTAAGCGTTGTTACTTCGGTAGTAGTTTCTTCCTCTTTTGTCGCAAATATTTTTCTTATAGCTTCCATAATATATTATGCTTTTAATTGATTTAACAATTCTATTTTTGAAGTTTTATTTTTTGCATTCTCTAGTAAAAAACTGGAGATTTCTTCTATGTTTTCATTAAGAAATCCAAATTTTATACAGTACTTTTTTAGCGTTATAATTTCATCTTCTGTAACTACACTATCTGCCCATATCATTACTGCTAAATCGTATAAATATTCTATTTTTAATTCTAATGTTTCTGGGATAGTACTCTCTTGATATTCTGAATGAAGAATGCTATCTAATTCTTCTTTTGAAATATTTCTATCTGACGCAAATTTGTAAAGCATTTTCATTTCTAATACATCAAAATTATTGTCTGCTAATGCCATTTGATACAATCGTAAAAAATGGCTTTTAAGTTCGGTAGTGATTTCGTTCATTTTTCTAGTATTTTATATTGTACATGTTTCTATTCTTTATTTTTTGTTGTGTTTCTTTGGCTTCATTTTTCTTTTTCTTTTGTTTTTCACCATATCCATAATAACTAATCAATAAAAACAGTATTCCAGCTATAATATCCATTGGAATCCAATACGATTTTAGATATAAATACATTGGAAAAATTGGATTGAATAGTATAGCTATCGGCATAAAAGGCAGTTTCCAAACTAAGGAGGTTTTTTTATGAAAAAATATCAGTATGCACCCTACAAAAGTTAGTATTCTTAAAAAAGAATAATATTGAATAGGTAGATTGGCTATTCCTATGAATAAGGCTAAAGCGCAAGAAGTATTAAATCCTTTTTGAAAAGTATAATATTCCATTTTTCACTTTTAACAATTACACTCAGATCTATCTACATACTCTTTATTCCCATTACTGTTATAGTAATAGCAACCCCCTTTTGGTCCAACAAATAATAATTTACCGTTGTGTGTACCACATTCTCTTTCTTCACTTACTAGTTCATTACTAGAAGTACAGTTAATTAAAAAAATTATTAGGAAAGTTAATACCAAGTATTGTTTTACATTAGTTTTCATTTTTTAAAATTTAATTAGATTCTATTACTCCAAATCTAATCCCCTTATAAAACAAAAGCTTACGGAAATCCGTAAGCTTTTGTTTTATATCATAATTTTTAAATTTCTGTAAACACATCTTTGTAATATATAAACCCGATTGTCTCTGTTCTTTTAACCTTTACTTTAAACCATTCATTGTGAACAGATAATAAAATTAACTCTTCGTATTTATTAAGTTTATTAATAATATAATACGATTCACCTGGACCGCTTCTTAGAGGAGTTTTAGCTTTTTTAATTAATAGTTGTTTTTTATTTGTTTTATTATTTTGTTTAGTTTCTTTATTATTCTTAACATCATAATTTATTCTCTTTATATCCTGTTTCTTTGATTTAGTAATAAATTCTTTCCTCTCGCATACTCCACAAGATCCTCCACTATTGCAATGCTTACATCTACTACGGTTTTTACAAGCTCTACAATAAGGAGAACCTGTACACCTTGCTTCAGATATGGAAACACAAGCCAATGCCGCTGTATTTTTGTTCCTTTTTGGTGATTCTTCAGTTTTACTATTTAATAAAAGTGTAAGTCCTAAAATTATTACTAAAGCAATAGTAGCTTGGTATGCTTTTTTATTTGTTCTTTCATTTATTGCGAGAGACTTTAATTATTTAAAAAAATTAACCCTATGAAAATACTCATAGGGATAAAATAGAAGTCTAATTAACTTGTATGACAAGCTCTGGAACAGTGGTAACAACCATTGACCTTATTGTAATGTTTTTTTGCTTCTTTAACCGCATCTTTACAGTTTGTAAAATTTCCTAAATAAATCCTATTTTCAACTTTTGGAAGCCAAAAACATCCAAATTTATGCACTTCGTGATCTCCATTTTCTTGTGCATTCTTATTTACATAATATTTCGCCATGCGATTTTATTTTTATAATTAATACTAGCTCAAAATTACCTTTACAAAAACACAAAACTCTACGGTAATCCGTAGAGTTATAAATCATTTTAATAATCTTTCAGCTATATCTTTTTCATTAATGATCGTTTTATCTGGCAAAATCATTTCAATTTGTTCACTTTTGGGGTTTCTGTATATTTTAAACCCACCCCGACAATTTTTAAATCGGAATTTAAGTGCTCTTATTCCTTTCCAAAAACCTTTTTGCTCTGTAATTTCAAAAACATAATTGGAGCATGACTTTCTGAATATACAGCAAGGTGTTTTATTTCTTGGCTTTAAAAACCAATAAAGTCGAATACCAACTAATAAAAATTGTTTCATTAAGTTTATCTTTTACTAAAAACAATCATTTGTCTATAAGCTGTATAACCTGGTTTAGCACCAATACCAAAACACCCGAAGTCAGGTAAAATATATGTTTGTACGCTTTCTACTCGTACATATTGCCATCCTTGAACTGTGTAGTTTTCGATAATATTCTCGAGTTGTTTTGCTACTTCTTTTGAGTTTTCTTTTTTTCGATTGATTGTTGGCACAAATGGTATTACTTTATATTCCATATTAATTGATTGAAGTTATTAATACTTCAAACATAAATTCAGAATATCGTTAATCCTTACGGATAACCATAAATTAAAAAAATCTCAACTTTAAATCAATCCAAAATCTTTTGTTATGGCTACTAATTGTGTAGGATTATTTGCATTAAAGTTTTCTTTTAATAGCTTTAATCGTTTTTCTACAGAACTAATGCTTGCAGGTTTTATCTGTTGACTTTTTAACGCTTCACTAATTTCTTTTTGATCTAACCCTTCAGCTAATTGTTTTAAAATGAAAACATCATAAGAGGTCACTTCAAAAGTTTCTTTTGTGCGTAATGCATGTGACAATTGTGGAGAAATGAAAAAGTTTCCATCTTTAACTTCTCTGATAGCCTTTTTTAAGTCTTTTAGTGCATTTGTAGATTTCCACACATAACCATTTAAATCTAAATCTTTACATAACTGTTTTACTCGATAGGCTCTGTCTTCGATTGAAAATATAATTGTTTTTAAGTCAGGTTGTAATTCTTTAACTGCAGTAATTAAGTCTTCTCCTGTATACAATCGCTGTTCATGTGGATTATCGATAAATGACAAATCACTAATTATTAAATCAAAAGGTTCATTTATTTGTAAAGCCTTTTTAAATTTCAAGAACGCCTCATCACAATACTGTGCATAATCTAACTTTGTATTTTCTAAACTTTCTTCTAATGATTTCACCACACCATTAGACTCATGATCTTTATCTTCTGCTATTAGTATTTTTTTGAACATAACTACTTTTTAAATTGGAAATTAACTTGAAATCCTTTTTGATTTTCTGATTCAAATGTAATTGTTCCTCCTATTGATTTTATACGGGTTTCCATATTTTGTAGTCCGCCTTTGAATTGTATTGATGTAGCTCCTAATCCGTTATCTTTATATTGAATTTTAATTTTATTTTTCTCTTCTTTAAAACTGATTACTACAATATCTGCTTTACTATGCTTGTGCATATTAATTAACAACTCTTGTAATACTCTGTACACTATAATTTGCTTCTCCTCAGTAAGGTTTTCAATAAATACTTCTGTAATTCCTTTGCTAATTACCTTACGTGTATCTGTTGAAAAGTCAGTAAATAATTGTTGTAGAAACTCTCTAAACTTTACTCCCGTAACTACTGGACTATTTTCGTGTGAAATATCTCTAGTTTGCGTATAGATATGTTCCAAATCTGAAAGTAAAGACGTTTGAGAATAACTTTCTCCGTTTTGCAACTTATTCATTGTTAAATACACATCGTTCGCCAATTCATCATGAATTCTTTTGGCTAAACGTGTTTCTGTTTTGTATACTTCTATTACTTTTTCTTTTTTTGTTTTTTGCCTCCTATAATAGATATAAGTAATTGAAGTTAGTAATAAAGCTATAGCAGTAAAAATCCATTGTTGCTTTTGGGATTTTTGTTC
This genomic window from Tenacibaculum sp. 190524A05c contains:
- a CDS encoding DNA topoisomerase IV subunit B encodes the protein MAQETKYTEDNIRSLDWKEHIRMRPGMYIGKLGDGSSPDDGIYILVKEVLDNSIDEFVMGTGKTIEVSIQGNKVIVRDYGRGIPLGKVVDVVSKMNTGGKYDSRAFKKSVGLNGVGTKAVNALSTYFRVESTRDGKSASAEFEKGNLTNQDFLEETTRRRGTKVTFIADDAIFKNYKYRPEYVIKLLKNYVYLNPGLTIVFNGEKFHSENGLKDLLEDNNNQEDMMYPIIHLKGDDIEVAMTHSKTQYSEEYHSFVNGQNTTQGGTHQAAFREAVVKTIREFYGKNFDASDVRKSIIAAISIKVMEPVFESQTKTKLGSTEMGGDLPTVRTYINDFIKTKLDNFLHKNQEIAEILQKKILQAEKERKELSGIRKLARDRAKKASLHNKKLRDCRIHFGDTKKEDYLNTTLFITEGDSASGSITKSRNVNTQAVFSLKGKPLNSYGLTKKIVYENEEFNLLQAALNIEDGLEGLRYNNIVIATDADVDGMHIRLLLITFFLQFFPEVIKEGHLYILETPLFRVRNKKETHYCYSETEKQEAIQKLRGKPEITRFKGLGEISPNEFVYFIGEDMRLDPVMLDKDMSIDQMLQFYMGKNTPDRQKFIIENLKVEQDLVTTEE
- a CDS encoding ABC transporter permease: MEAIRKIFATKEEETTTEVTTLKEDTKKVELTFFESGYGSSKQSSGNHKVFKACLTNVYMDYKSKCAEDEQLQNKLKEPHIQERGRKEIELKKRQIVKGILGDTISSDKEKIKECEFEIIDIRENSTKYVDSDRKPKAQFYLGLTVLIPITFYLLVFYISASFSAFFKNFENDVLSTAIFDGNAFSKALSHGVLEAIFVITIPFAFMGLGYLIHMFQKHKGWLSYVKIGALFIITFIFDAILAYQIEMKIYDFNKTPGSPDFNMSIAFNKVEFWGIIFAGFVVYIIWGLVFDFIMKEYESIDKIKVFIRGKRETIENFKRSISEGTKKLNDVKKEIGELEARIFDIQQTIDGYIFPNKRYLTYHAEYVKGWYLAISDNFENLKKRNDLLTNCEAIEKEHLQHYDLTNENTEGIIYKSQLN
- a CDS encoding DUF6804 family protein translates to MEYYTFQKGFNTSCALALFIGIANLPIQYYSFLRILTFVGCILIFFHKKTSLVWKLPFMPIAILFNPIFPMYLYLKSYWIPMDIIAGILFLLISYYGYGEKQKKKKNEAKETQQKIKNRNMYNIKY
- the yidD gene encoding membrane protein insertion efficiency factor YidD, with translation MKQFLLVGIRLYWFLKPRNKTPCCIFRKSCSNYVFEITEQKGFWKGIRALKFRFKNCRGGFKIYRNPKSEQIEMILPDKTIINEKDIAERLLK
- a CDS encoding response regulator yields the protein MFKKILIAEDKDHESNGVVKSLEESLENTKLDYAQYCDEAFLKFKKALQINEPFDLIISDLSFIDNPHEQRLYTGEDLITAVKELQPDLKTIIFSIEDRAYRVKQLCKDLDLNGYVWKSTNALKDLKKAIREVKDGNFFISPQLSHALRTKETFEVTSYDVFILKQLAEGLDQKEISEALKSQQIKPASISSVEKRLKLLKENFNANNPTQLVAITKDFGLI